A window of Mytilus edulis chromosome 10, xbMytEdul2.2, whole genome shotgun sequence contains these coding sequences:
- the LOC139493356 gene encoding splicing factor YJU2-like gives MSERKVLNKYYPADFDPNNIPKMKREKNRPFNIRLMAPCNMRCDTCGVYIYKGKKFNSRKEDVEDETFLGLRIFRFYIKCPSCVSEIAFKTDLKNTDYVLEAGATRLFEAEKLAKQMAEKEQLEKEQEELNNPMKLLENRTKASRNEIETIDALEEIRDMNSRKAAVDHAKVIEMHLEYEKQLQKLQDEEEEKEIRSIFGEKDGLAVKRLQEDSDSDEDKPKTKKLATEKPTDILSQSSSVIQHKTEKKPESWEKSVGGFNSKKSLKGLVVRKKATTVTSKPSDNQSENSNNSEHKNSQETEKKVALPTWQKICQTQSNGEPVTVNGTVTALNNSDVSATNTIVKPSGLGLLGNYSDSDSSDESN, from the exons aAATACTATCCAGCAGATTTTGATCCAAACAATATTCCTAAGATGAAGAGAGAGAAAAATAGACCTTTCAACATACGTTTAATGGCACCATGTAACATGAG GTGTGATACATGTGGTGTGTACATTTACAAAGGAAAGAAATTTAATTCCAGAAAAGAGGATGTAGAGGATGAGACCTTCCTTGGTCTGAGAATATTCAGGTTTTATATCAAATGTCCTAGTTGTGTATCAGAAATTGCTTTTAAG ACAGATTTAAAAAACACAGACTATGTACTAGAAGCTGGAGCTACAAGGTTATTTGAGGCTGAGAAATTGGCAAAACAAATGGCAGAGAAAGAACAACTAGAAAAAGAACAGGAGGAATTAAATAATCCAATGAAA TTATTAGAAAACCGAACAAAAGCCAGCAGAAATGAGATAGAAACAATTGATGCCTTAGAAGAAATAAGAGATATGAACTCAAGGAAAGCTGCTGTAGATCATGCCAAGGTCATAGAGATGCATTTGGAGTACGAAAAACAGCTACAGAAATTACAAGACGAGGAGGAAGAAAAAGAAATTAG ATCTATATTTGGTGAAAAGGATGGTCTGGCTGTGAAGAGATTACAGGAGGATTCTGACAGTGACGAGGACAAACCTAAAACTAAAAAACTAGCAACAGAAAAACCAACAGATATTCTATCACAG aGTTCATCAGTTATACAGCATAAGACAGAAAAGAAACCAGAATCCTGGGAGAAAAGTGTGGGGGGATTTAACAGCAAGAAATCATTAAAAGGACTAGTTGTTAGAAAGAAAGCTACAACTGTAACCTCTAAACCAAGTGACAATCAGTCTGAAAATAGCAATAATAGTGAACACAAAAATAGTCAAGAGACCGAAAAGAAAGTAGCTTTACCTACGTGGCAGAAAATTTGTCAGACTCAATCAAATGGAGAACCTGTTACTGTTAATGGGACAGTTACAGCATTAAACAATAGTGATGTTAGTGCAACAAATACAATAGTCAAACCATCAGGACTTGGACTCTTAGGAAATTATTCAGATTCTGATAGCAGTGATGAATCAAATTAA